Part of the Mycolicibacterium mageritense genome is shown below.
ACGTCGTGATGCGCACGGCGCCGGCCCCGCAGGGTCCGTGGAGCCCCGAGCAACTGTTGGTGCCGTCCATGCAGATTCCCGGCGGCATCTACGCGCCATACCTCCACCCGTGGTCGACGGGCAAGGAGCTGTATTACAACCTGTCGCTGTGGTCGGCGTACAACGTCATGCTGATGAAGACCGTGTTGCCGTAACCGCTGCTACCCGGGCAGTCCCGCGATCCGACGTGCCGTCCGGGTGAACGCGGGCGCAACCGTCCCGACGCCGTCGAGGTACCCGCCGACGAGCGCGGCGTCCCGCAGTAACACCAGTGCCGCGGCGATCTCGGCTGGATTGTCGCGGCCCGCCGCGGCTTGTTCGAGCGCGCCGCGAAACCACGTGCGATGCGACGCGATGAGGCGTCGGACGCGGCTGTCGGGATCCGGGTATTCGGCAGCGGCGTTGATGAACGGACATCCGCGGGTGTGATACCGCGCGATGTCGTCGGCGATGCCGTCGATGACGAGTCCGAGCATGTCGGTGTCGGCTTCGGCGTGTGCCTCGGCGTCGGCGAAGTAGCCGCGAATGGTCGCGTCCTCGAGCGCGAGGTATGCCTCGACAAGATCCTCTTTGCCCTTGAAATGCCGGTACATCGTGGCGCGGGTGACGTTCGCCTCGGCGAGGATCCGGTCGACACCGACGGAGTGGATGCCCTCGCGATAGAACAGCTCCGCGGCCGTGCGCAGGAGGCGTTCGCGGGGTTCCGACGTGACGGCGGGGGAGTCCATTACCACGACGGTACGCCTCAGGCAGAACGTTCTTTCTGTGACCGGGAACAGAATGGCGGAAGCCGCGGTTACAGAGGCAGAACGACCGTTCTTTCTATCGACAAGGAGACCGCAGATGTCCGTCATCACCCCTCGTGAACAGGCCGAAATCGACCGCGCCAATGCATCCGATGCGCAACCCGTCGTGTTCGTGCACGGCCTGTGGCTGCTGCCCGACAGCTGGGACAACTGGCGTTCGTATTTCGAGGACCGCGGATTCGTCACCCTCGCACCGGGCTGGCCGGGCGACCCGGTGACCACGGCCGAAGCCCGTCGTGACCCGTCGGTCTTCGCCCACAAGGGCGTCGGGGACATCACCGAGCACTACGCCGACGTCATCCGCGCCCTCGACCGCAAGCCGATCATCATCGGGCACTCCTTCGGTGGCTTGATCACCCAGAAGCTCGCGGGCATGGGGCTGGCCACGGCCGCCGTCGCCATCGACCCGGCACCGTTCCGGGGCGTGCTGCCGCTACCGCTTTCGGCGCTGCGCGCGTCGTTCCCGGTGCTCGGCAACCCGTTCAACTATCGACGCGCAATCGCATTGACTCCCAAGCAGTTCCGGTTCGCGTTCGCCAACGCGGTGTCCGAGGACGAGGCCAGGACTCTCTACGAACAGTATTCGGTCGCGGGCTCGGGTGTGCCGCTGTTCCAGGCCGCGGTCGCCAACTTCAATCCGCGTTCCGAGACCAAGATCGACACGAAGAACCCCGATCGCGGGCCGCTGCTGATCCTCTCGGGCGAGAAGGACAACACCGTTCCCTGGGCAATCGCCAACGCGTCGTACAAGCGGTACAAGAAGAACCCGAATGTCACCGAGATCGTCGAGATCCCAGGCCGGGGCCATTCACTGGTGATCGACAGTGGCTGGCGCGACGTCGCCGACGCCGCACTGAAGTTCATCTCGACGAACTGAGACCGCACGCATGGCCGCTCCGGCTGGGTAGGGGCGGCCATGACGGCGGTTCAGGGCATCATCGAGAGAGCCCATCCCCAGCCGAAAGTCTTCCGCCGACATGAACATCTGCGTCTTCCTGTCCGCCGCCGATCTCGACGTGCGCTACACCCGGCCCGCCCGCGACTTCGCCGAGCTCATCGGCCGGGCCGGGCACGCACTGGTCTGGGGAGGCTCCAACTCCGGGCTGATGAAGGTGGTCGCCGACGGTGTCCGGGAAGGCGGGGGCAAGCTCCTGGGAATCTCTGTGGAGTTTCTTCGCTCCGCCGCACGGGCCGACGCCGACGAGATGGTGTTCGCCGCGAACCTTGCGGAGCGCAAGGCGCTGCTCTTGGCGCGCTCGGACGCGATGGTGGTGATGGCAGGCGGGCTCGGCACTCTCGATGAGGCCACCGACATCCTCGAGCTGCGCAAGCACGGGCAGCACGACAAGCCCGTGGTGCTGCTCAACACGGCAGGCTTCTACGACGGGCTGGTGACGCAGCTGCGGCGAATGGAGCAGGACGGCTTCCTGCCGGTGCCGCTCGACGAGCTGATCTACGTCACCGACAACCCGGCCGACGCACTTGCCTACCTCGACCGGCACAGCTGACGGCGTTGATTGAGGCAGAATTGCGCAGGTGCCCCCACCGCCGCAACGCCCCGGACAGCCTGGCTGGCGCGGTCCGCAGCGGCCGCCACCGGACCCTGCCACCCAGCGGCTGCCGCGCCCCGGCCGCCCTCCGGAGCCGCCGACCCAACAACTGCGCGCACCGCGCCCACCCGTCGATGCTGCGGCCACAGAACAGCTGCGCGCGCCACGCCGCCCCGATGTGGCGGCCACCGAGAAGATCGGGGTGGCCCGGCCCGGTGGTGCTGCGCCCCCGTCGGGCGTCAAGAAGCGGCGGCTGCGTGGCTGGCAGTCGGTCCGTCTGATCGCGGTCATCG
Proteins encoded:
- a CDS encoding LOG family protein: MNICVFLSAADLDVRYTRPARDFAELIGRAGHALVWGGSNSGLMKVVADGVREGGGKLLGISVEFLRSAARADADEMVFAANLAERKALLLARSDAMVVMAGGLGTLDEATDILELRKHGQHDKPVVLLNTAGFYDGLVTQLRRMEQDGFLPVPLDELIYVTDNPADALAYLDRHS
- a CDS encoding TetR/AcrR family transcriptional regulator — protein: MDSPAVTSEPRERLLRTAAELFYREGIHSVGVDRILAEANVTRATMYRHFKGKEDLVEAYLALEDATIRGYFADAEAHAEADTDMLGLVIDGIADDIARYHTRGCPFINAAAEYPDPDSRVRRLIASHRTWFRGALEQAAAGRDNPAEIAAALVLLRDAALVGGYLDGVGTVAPAFTRTARRIAGLPG
- a CDS encoding alpha/beta hydrolase gives rise to the protein MSVITPREQAEIDRANASDAQPVVFVHGLWLLPDSWDNWRSYFEDRGFVTLAPGWPGDPVTTAEARRDPSVFAHKGVGDITEHYADVIRALDRKPIIIGHSFGGLITQKLAGMGLATAAVAIDPAPFRGVLPLPLSALRASFPVLGNPFNYRRAIALTPKQFRFAFANAVSEDEARTLYEQYSVAGSGVPLFQAAVANFNPRSETKIDTKNPDRGPLLILSGEKDNTVPWAIANASYKRYKKNPNVTEIVEIPGRGHSLVIDSGWRDVADAALKFISTN